The nucleotide sequence GTCGTACAGAAAGCGGTGGATCTGCTCGCCACAACGGGCGACATCCGGGTCGCGGACGGTTAGACCCACCCAGGCCCGCTGCAGGGCATAGTGCGCCGCATCGTAGGGCAGGACACGGGCCAGCAGCGCGCGGATGGTCTCGAGAGGATCGGGCGAGAGTAGCGCTCCGGCGATGTCGAGGCCGCTCAAACTGTCGAGGGCCGATGCATACAGGCTCAGAAAGATCTGACGCTTGTCGCGGAAGTAACTGTACAACGTTCCGATGCTGACGCCGGCTTCAGCGGCGATATCGCTGGCGGTGGTGGCTTCATACCCGCGCTCCCCGAAAAGACGGGCGGCAGCTGCGAGAATGGCGTCGCGCTTGGCGCGGCTTCGCGCCTGCCGGGGCACCCGTCGGAGGCCGGTAGCCTGGAGGAGTGCCGGAAGGCGGAGCTCGGAAGACCTGTCTGACACAGCCATCCCTCTTCTCCGGCGTGGGTGAAGCCAGAAGGCGAATACGACGTCACATTCACTTATAGGGCTCGGTCTATCGGGTGTCAAGGGCCGACAGAGGTGAGTGTGTGTCAAGGACGCCCCGAGCCACTGCAGCGACTTCTTCAGGCCTTCCGAGGCTAACCGGGATGCCATCGAGGCGCCGTTCGCGGCGATGGGTGCGCTCGTAATGGGACGACGTACGTACGACGTGGTCGAGGGCTGGGGTGGGCTGCCCCTCTTGCTCCAATGATGCCGATTGGCCCGCCGACCTCGTGCGGTGCCTCGCCTGGCGAAAGCGACGTAGAGCAGGCCTCCGCGGCTCATGACCCCGGTCACTGGCAGGCTCCTCGGGAGCATCCGTATACTCAACCCCACGGCGCCGGAGAGCGCCGGAGGAGGGATGTGCATGTTGCGGGAGGCCGATACCTCCACGCCTCGGACGGGCGTGGGCGAGGCGGTCGTCGTCGTCCACAATCTGGTGAAGCGGTACGGTTCGACGACCGCCGTCGATCATGTCTCCTTTGACGTCTTGCCGGGTGAGGTGTTCGGGCTGCTCGGTCCGAACGGGGCCGGCAAGACCACGACCCTGGAGATCATCTCCGGGCTCCGCCGCCCCGAGAGCGGGGACGTTCGGGTGGGCGGCATCTCCGTGCGGGACGACGTGCAGCGGGTGCAGAGGATGCTGGGCATCGTCCCTCAGGGGCTCGCCCTTTACGAAGAGTTCACGGCACGGCAGAACCTCTCGTACTTCGCCAGCCTGCGGGGCCTCTCCCGGGCCGAACGCAAGCGCCAGATAGAAGAGGTCCTGGCGGTGACGGGCCTCGAGGAGGTAGCCGGGAAGCGGGTCGCAGGCTTCTCCGGCGGCATGAAGTGCCGGCGAACGTCGCCATCGCTCTGCTGGGTCACCCGAAAGTGCTGTTGCTGGACGAGCCTACCGTGGGCATCGATCCCCAGTCGCGCCGCCACATCCTCGACTCGGTGCTGCACCTGGCCGAGCAGGGCATGACCATCCTCTACACCAGCCACCACATGGAGGAGGTCGAATCTCTCTGCACCCGGGTAGCGATCATGGATCACGGTCGCATCATCGCCCAGGGACCCCTGGACGAGGTGCGGGCCCTGGCCGGAGAGAGCGCGGTGCTGCGGGTTCCGGCGAGCGAGGAGTCACTGCCGAAGGGTTTCGACCTGGCGGCTTTGCGAAGTGCGGCAGGCGTTCCGGTGGAAGCGACGCGGGGTGAGCTCCGCCTCATGCTGCCCGAGGGCCCGGCGCAGGCGCCGCGGGTGTTGAACGTGCTGCAGGAGCACGGCGTGCCGCTGGGCGGCATGCGGCTCGAGACGCCGAACCTGGAGACCGTCTTTCTCGCCTTGACCGGGAAGACGTTGCGGGACGGTCAAAACCTGTGAGGCGCCGGAAAGGGAGGGCCAAGTAGATGCGATGCGGTCGAAGCATCGGGGTCATCGCGATGAACCTGGTGCACCGCCTGCTCCTCGAGGGCGCCCCGCTATGGCTTTTCGCCTTGCCCATCGTGATCATCTTCATCCTGGGCGTCAGTATGCGAGGAGCCTTGTCGGGCGAGTTCATTCCCGCGGAGCCGTACCGGGTGGCTGTGGCAGGGGACCGGTCGGCCCCGGCTCAGGCCGTGACCGAAGCGCTCGGGGCGAAGCCGGAGCTTTTCACGGTGGCCCGTGCCGCCGGCCCGGCCGAGGCCCGGCGGAGCGTCCTGGCCAGGGAAGCCGACGCGGCGCTCATCGTACCCGCACGCTTCCCCGATGAGCCCATCGCGGTCGTCGCACCACCGGGCGGGATGGTCGCCGAAATCCTTCAACCCGTGGTGCGCGCCGCCGCTGCACAGGCCAGCCTGGCGGGCACCGAGATCGTGAATATGGCGGTGACCGAGGTCGTCACGCCGGAGAAGACCGGCAAACCCGGCCGAGCCGACTTCCCCTGGAGCTCCGCCGGGTCCTTCCAGTACTTCGGCATCGGCCTGACCGTCATGTTTGCCATGTTCGGCAGCCACGCGGTCATGACGTATTGCGCCCGCGACCGGGCCTCGGGCGCCTACGCTCGCATTCGGGCAAGCGGGCTCTCTCTCCCCGCTTACCTGGTCGCCGGGTTCGTTGGCGCTGTGCTCATGGGATCCCTCTTCATCGCCTTCATGCGGGTCGCCACCGCGCTCCTGTTTGGAGTGGTCTGGGGCCCGCCGCTGGCCTGTGCAGCTCTGAGCGTCGCCGGCGCGGCCGGGACAGCCGCCATGTCGTTCGTCGTGATGAGCCTGGCGCCGCGTAACCCCAGGCTGGTCGATCAAGCGGGCGGCGTGCTCTTCATGCTTCTGGCGTTTGCCGGCGGATCCAGCCTGCCCCTGCCGCTCATGCCGGACTGGTTCGCCCGCGGCTTTGCGTGGCTGCCCAACCGAGCGATGCTTGACGGATACTTCGAGCTTGCCACGGGCGGAGGTCTTTCCGCCATCGCGGATGAACTGCGGATCCTGGTCGTCGCCACCCTCACCCTCTTCGCCGTCGCATGGGTCATCTCCAGCTGCCGGGCCGCGGAGGAGGCGTGATCATGGGTGTTCTCAAGCGGATTGCGACGATGGCGGGCTGGACGGTTCTTCGCACCTCTCAGTCGGTGGCGGACCTGGTGTGGCTCGTGGTCATGCCCATCGCATTCGGCGTCATCATCTCGTTGATCCTGGCAGGCGCGGGCGCCGTAAAGCCTCCGCGTGCGGTGGTGGTCAACGAGGATGGTACGGAGACGGTGGAGCGGTTGATCCGGGCACTGGCAACGACGCCTTTCGATGTCCAGCTGGCCGGCCGGGACGAGGCGATGAAGCAGATCGCCGGTGGCCACGTGGAGACGGCGTTGGTCGTTCCCGCTGGCTTCGCCGCCTCCATCGCAGCCGGGGCGCCGCGCCTGGAGGTGCTGCAGGCCGGCGGCTCCGCCGGAGGACTCCTGGTCACGAGGGCGAAGGCGATCGCGGCGGCGCTGGCACGAGGCGAGGCGCTGCCGGAGACGCTGGTGGCCATCGAAACCCCGAGGCCAACTGGGGACGCCAGCCCGTTCACGCGGGTGCGGGTCGTTTTCGGTGTCTACCTCCTCTTCGGGCTGACAGCGTCCATCCAGCGGACGGCCGCGCTTCACAGGGAGAGGAAGGCCGGGCTGCTGCAGCGAGTGTTGAGCACGGGAGTTCCCTACGGCGAGGTGATCGCAGCCTTCATGGCCAGCATTTTCCTGATCGGCCTCCTGCAGGCTGCGGTGGTGCTGGCGGTCACCGGCTTACTGGGGACGCCTTGGCTTGCCGCCGGCCCGGGTGCCATCGCACTGCCGGTGCTGGGAAGCCTCTTCGCCGGCTCGGGCCTGGCCGTGGCGCTCTCGGGTTTCGTTCGCAGCGAAGCCCAGGTCCAGCTGTTGGGGAGCGCGCCGCCTCTTCTCGCCGTGCTGGGGGGCGCCGTCATGCCCCTGGAGCTGACGCCGGCCGGTGTGCAGAAGCTGGCCGTGTTCAACCCATTCTACTGGGCGATGGAGGCTCTGGAGGGCGGGTTCGTCTATCGGGGCTGGGAGAGTCAGGCCGGGCCGCTGGCCGTGCTGCTCCTGGTGGGCGTCGTCGGTATGGTGGTGGGCGTCCAGGCGCTCCGCCGGAGGGCCGTGTAGGGACGTTGCACGGTGAGCGCGCGTGACGAGGAGACGAGGCAGTTCGAGGAGCTCTGGCCGTTTCACGTCCTGCGCTGGGGGCTGGTCACTGCCGGAATCATGGCCTGGCTGTGGGCGGGTTCGGAGGGCCTGGCGCGGTGGGCCCTCCTCGTCGCCGCGCTGGTCGCCCTGGACCTGGCTCTCTACGGTCCGGGCCAGGGCCGTGCCCGCCCCCTATGGGGGAGCCTCCAGATCGCCCTGGGAATCGCCGTCTTCCTCGTTGCCCCGGGGCGCGATTTCCAGGTGACCGCGGTGACCAACGGCCGGGAGGCGGTGGAGGTAGCCCGCCAGGACCCGCCGAGTCTGGCGGTGATCGATGTACGGATGCCCGTCATGGGGGGCGTGGAATGCACCAGGGTGCTCAAGGCAGAGCATCCGGGCATGCCCGTGTTGGTCCTCACCACCTTTGACGACTACCGCTTGGTGGAGGCCTGTCTGGAGGCCGAAGCGAACGCCTACCTCCTCAAGGATATCCACCCCGATGATCTGGCCAACGCCATCCGGCTGCTGCACGCTGGTGAGCGGCTGATTCCGGGCGACCTGGCCGAAAGGGGCGAACTATGGCCCGAGCTGGCGCGAAGCTCGCAGGGCCGATTGACACGATACGACGGGGCGGCTCTCCCCCGCAGGAGAGGGCCCAGGGCGCCAGCGTTGCCAGCTACGGGGTAGCGTGGGCCGACCGGTAGAAGAACGCCATGAGGTGGGCCCAAAGTATGATGAGGGCGACCACCGGGATCTCGCGCCACACGGCGCGGCGGAAAGGGACGCCCCGGTACTTGTGCTCCAACGATGCGAATCCAGTCACCAACGCGGCGCCCAAGAGCACCTGGCCTACCACCGCGGTCCAGTCCATGCCCCCATGTGCCCCCGTTTCGTGGTGGGCCCAGCGCAGCCGGAGCCCAGCTAGACCCGCCGAGGCACCTCCGGTGCCGAGCCCGACGTCCGTTGCGCCGACGCAGCAAGCAACCACTCCACAACCTGGAAGGTACCCGACCAGGTGGGCCGCGCTGCGGGGACGACCCTGGCCAGGGAGCCGGCCCCCGCAGCCCGTTACACCCTGAATACTTCCACC is from Limnochorda sp. L945t and encodes:
- a CDS encoding TetR/AcrR family transcriptional regulator, which gives rise to MPRQARSRAKRDAILAAAARLFGERGYEATTASDIAAEAGVSIGTLYSYFRDKRQIFLSLYASALDSLSGLDIAGALLSPDPLETIRALLARVLPYDAAHYALQRAWVGLTVRDPDVARCGEQIHRFLYDKLLAAVRQAQARGLARPDLDAEATCWAVLILVDRVWHTELDPATLPAEEFSRRRDALAHMIFHAIFPDPSSRRAASPLMGAHRDGKGQGGRVT
- a CDS encoding ABC transporter permease — protein: MRCGRSIGVIAMNLVHRLLLEGAPLWLFALPIVIIFILGVSMRGALSGEFIPAEPYRVAVAGDRSAPAQAVTEALGAKPELFTVARAAGPAEARRSVLAREADAALIVPARFPDEPIAVVAPPGGMVAEILQPVVRAAAAQASLAGTEIVNMAVTEVVTPEKTGKPGRADFPWSSAGSFQYFGIGLTVMFAMFGSHAVMTYCARDRASGAYARIRASGLSLPAYLVAGFVGAVLMGSLFIAFMRVATALLFGVVWGPPLACAALSVAGAAGTAAMSFVVMSLAPRNPRLVDQAGGVLFMLLAFAGGSSLPLPLMPDWFARGFAWLPNRAMLDGYFELATGGGLSAIADELRILVVATLTLFAVAWVISSCRAAEEA
- a CDS encoding ABC transporter ATP-binding protein — its product is MTPVTGRLLGSIRILNPTAPESAGGGMCMLREADTSTPRTGVGEAVVVVHNLVKRYGSTTAVDHVSFDVLPGEVFGLLGPNGAGKTTTLEIISGLRRPESGDVRVGGISVRDDVQRVQRMLGIVPQGLALYEEFTARQNLSYFASLRGLSRAERKRQIEEVLAVTGLEEVAGKRVAGFSGGMKCRRTSPSLCWVTRKCCCWTSLPWASIPSRAATSSTRCCTWPSRA
- a CDS encoding response regulator; this encodes MSARDEETRQFEELWPFHVLRWGLVTAGIMAWLWAGSEGLARWALLVAALVALDLALYGPGQGRARPLWGSLQIALGIAVFLVAPGRDFQVTAVTNGREAVEVARQDPPSLAVIDVRMPVMGGVECTRVLKAEHPGMPVLVLTTFDDYRLVEACLEAEANAYLLKDIHPDDLANAIRLLHAGERLIPGDLAERGELWPELARSSQGRLTRYDGAALPRRRGPRAPALPATG
- a CDS encoding ABC transporter permease; translated protein: MGVLKRIATMAGWTVLRTSQSVADLVWLVVMPIAFGVIISLILAGAGAVKPPRAVVVNEDGTETVERLIRALATTPFDVQLAGRDEAMKQIAGGHVETALVVPAGFAASIAAGAPRLEVLQAGGSAGGLLVTRAKAIAAALARGEALPETLVAIETPRPTGDASPFTRVRVVFGVYLLFGLTASIQRTAALHRERKAGLLQRVLSTGVPYGEVIAAFMASIFLIGLLQAAVVLAVTGLLGTPWLAAGPGAIALPVLGSLFAGSGLAVALSGFVRSEAQVQLLGSAPPLLAVLGGAVMPLELTPAGVQKLAVFNPFYWAMEALEGGFVYRGWESQAGPLAVLLLVGVVGMVVGVQALRRRAV